One Malus domestica chromosome 11, GDT2T_hap1 genomic region harbors:
- the LOC103449033 gene encoding protein HUA2-LIKE 2-like isoform X2 yields MKKADQVDDFKSTANGRNTVDSLSNLCAKDQSEAPEAILDSHSKSSQSTNRNEPSVSVQDASATEQVDAMHDKEALIKEPAATAMVTETPLPVTYSSRKRSRDLRSRSCVSLKKEAPARRSRHSSRMESRRVRNSRMSCDDDDKNAGEVSGNVVRDRCLRRNKRIRKSPDASECDDVNSAAFVSNGCIEYNGSEVVTVDSDTFSLNEGSAIDSGCKGEHSEAVAKFLDGDAELVKALDLQIKAVVIKKKRKPNRKRISNDAADPIAMVDKETILEVKQSSNQTMQNDCGKMNGNSSKEDGDEHLPLVKRARVRMGKPCSAHEEVDSFAHTEESQKEVVLNPLGPVSTSSNCEENCPSDRDLSVVNEVLDNISPSGGCTHILGNEPQLWNTKKDQSFSCSVDGEAVLPPSKRLHRALEAMSANVAEDDRCNYESSVAKTSTVGCHLSFTSTCPAITVESNTGTGLVLQSEDSLGNKASGVDASGFSTSLNPVVLEENAKSVVEVVADKKNESPNTQNHECSIDESPDFGYHVAGKDLGGGASGCHIMGSPGHLSPNMDRGEAGIRHIESSIDELPTKDKSKDKDELSHCEAENPDIECDTSEHTLKSINPPVSGTIHDISEVSPFNEASPLHYGGEGCSEKVEALEPRVQDAREINDMFDVVKEVENKKTGNDPSSISYPNEYLGEKNASGIQSCPSLTDGGDSLAHASPPNTSGCHTSTSDSSNILQNNGSCSPDGDLQNKRTASTILGEDGKSESVVSQRPKSVGRYAEVHATLLSFETMLGTLTRTKESIGRATRVAMDCGKLGVAAKVLEILAHYLETESSLHRRVDLFFLVDSIAQCTRGLKGDGCGMYPSAIQAILPRLLSAAAPPGSSAHENRRQCLKVLKLWSERRIVPESIIHRHMRELDTHGVSSSSGAYGRRSARTERSLDDPLREMEGMLVDEYGSNSSFQLPGLCMPRMLKDEDDGCDSDGESFEAVTPEHNPQAHEEQEETTPATERHRHILEDVDGELEMEDVAPSCDVNMSSSCGVTGANGVQASHNQFEQNYQPSLAPPLPRDVPPSSPPLPSSPPPPPPLPPPHVIHHPCALPDAYMIGVDSKSYTVTHNVRDNRVQPPPQQLNAPRVNQTIPDAMHYCASECRDHQKQMPDSTSCSYSSFPTYSDRNVPHSDGDTFQNKGYPLLPPRAPPSSQFSYVQGDQQVKPRREAPPPYHHNRFDYGDRENCYNNHERMKPGPYEPRDSWRFHSHSFSGPRYPDKGKTSYGTDPYSGPPCETTRGPGQGWRYPPRSMSHRDSMPFRPPFEGPIPVTGRGPSYWRPR; encoded by the exons ATGAAGAAAGCGGACCAAGTTGATGACTTCAAATCCACTGCAAATGGAAGGAACACAGTGGACTCTTTGTCGAACTTGTGTGCAAAGGATCAGTCAGAAGCTCCTGAAGCAATTCTGGATTCACATTCTAAATCTTCACAGTCAACAAATAGAAATGAGCCAAGTGTTTCTGTACAGGACGCTTCAGCAACTGAACAAGTAGATGCTATGCACGATAAGGAAGCCTTAATCAAGGAACCTGCTGCAACAGCAATGGTTACTGAAACACCTCTTCCAGTGACCTACTCTTCAAGAAAGAGATCAAGAGACTTGCGATCACGGAGTTGTGTCTCACTGAAAAAGGAAGCACCAGCTCGTAGGTCAAGACATTCATCCAGGATGGAATCACGTAGAGTACGCAACTCAAGAATGTCATGTGATGATGATGACAAGAATGCTGGGGAAGTATCTGGTAACGTAGTTCGGGATAGATGTCTAAGAAGGAATAAACGAATACGGAAATCACCTGATGCCTCTGagtgtgatgatgtgaattcagctgcttttGTTTCAAATGGTTGTATTGAATATAATGGTTCTGAAGTTGTGACAGTTGATTCTGACACATTTAGTCTAAATGAAGGCAGTGCTATTGATTCTGGTTGTAAAGGTGAACACTCAGAGGCTGTTGCCAAATTCTTGGATGGCGATGCTGAGTTGGTCAAAGCACTTGATCTCCAAATAAAGGCAGTTGTTATCAAGAAGAAAAGGAAGCCAAACAGAAAACGAATTTCTAATGATGCAGCTGACCCTATTGCTATGGTGGACAAGGAAACAATTTTGGAGGTAAAACAAAGTAGTAATCAAACTATGCAGAATGATTGTGGGAAGATGAATGGAAATTCCTCCAAGGAAGATGGAGATGAGCACCTACCATTAGTGAAACGAGCCAGGGTGCGAATGGGCAAACCATGTTCTGCTCACGAGGAAGTAGATAGCTTTGCACACACTGAAGAAAGTCAGAAGGAAGTTGTACTCAATCCACTGGGGCCAGTCAGCACATCATCAAATTGTGAGGAAAATTGTCCTTCTGATAGGGACTTATCTGTGGTAAATGAAGTTTTGGATAATATTTCACCTTCCGGAGGTTGCACTCACATTTTGGGAAACGAACCTCAGCTATGGAACACCAAGAAAGACCAATCATTTAGTTGCTCAGTTGATGGCGAAGCTGTTTTACCTCCATCTAAGCGTCTTCATCGCGCTCTAGAAGCCATGTCAGCTAATGTTGCTGAAGATGATAGATGTAATTATGAATCTTCAGTTGCCAAGACGTCTACTGTTGGTTGTCATCTTTCTTTCACAAGTACATGCCCTGCTATTACTGTAGAAAGTAATACAGGGACTGGATTGGTACTGCAGAGTGAAGACTCTTTGGGCAATAAAGCTTCAGGGGTTGATGCTTCTGGATTCTCTACCAGTTTAAATCCTGTAGTCTTGGAGGAAAATGCTAAATCGGTTGTGGAAGTGGTTGctgataaaaaaaatgagagtcCGAACACCCAAAATCATGAATGTTCTATTGATGAATCACCAGATTTTGGATACCATGTTGCTGGTAAAGATCTTGGTGGTGGTGCTTCTGGTTGTCACATTATGGGAAGTCCAGGGCATTTATCGCCTAATATGGACAGAGGAGAGGCTGGTATTCGGCATATTGAAAGTTCAATTGATGAGTTGCCTACGAAGGACAAAAGCAAAGACAAAGATGAATTGAGCCACTGTGAAGCAGAAAATCCTGATATTGAATGTGATACTTCGGAGCATACTTTGAAGAGCATAAATCCTCCTGTATCAGGCACCATCCATGATATTTCTGAAGTTTCACCTTTCAACGAGGCTAGTCCACTTCATTATGGTGGAGAGGGCTGCAGTGAGAAAGTTGAGGCTTTGGAACCCCGTGTTCAAGATGCTAGAGAAATCAATGACAT GTTTGATGTGGTGAAAGaggttgaaaataaaaaaacagggAATGATCCAAGTTCAATTTCCTATCCAAATGAATACTTGGGTGAAAAAAATGCCTCTGGTATCCAGTCATGTCCATCTCTAACAGATGGAGGAGATTCTCTCGCACATGCATCACCTCCCAATACCTCAGGCTGTCACACGTCAACTTCAGATAGTAGTAATATTCTTCAGAACAATGGCAGTTGTAGTCCAGATGGTGATTTGCAGAACAAGAGAACTGCATCTACTATACTTGGTGAGGACGGAAAGTCTGAATCAGTTGTCAGTCAaagaccaaaatctgtgggcaGGTATGCAGAAGTACATGCAACCCTCTTATCATTTGAGACAATGCTTGGAACATTGACAAggaccaaggagagcattggtCGAGCAACTCGTGTTGCTATGGACTGTGGAAAGCTTGGTGTAGCTGCTAAG GTATTGGAGATTCTTGCCCATTATTTGGAAACTGAGTCAAGCTTACACCGGAGGGTAGACTTATTCTTCCTGGTGGATTCAATTGCTCAATGCACCCGAGGGTTGAAGG GTGATGGCTGTGGTATGTACCCTTCTGCAATCCAAGCAATCCTGCCACGGTTATTGTCAGCTGCTGCTCCTCCTGGAAGTTCTGCACATGAAAATCGTAGACAATGTTTAAAG GTTTTGAAACTTTGGTCAGAGAGAAGGATTGTTCCAGAGTCCATAATTCATCGCCATATGCGAGAACTAGATACTCATGGtgtgtcttcttcttctggtgCATATGGCAGGCGCTCCGCGAGAACGGAAAGGTCTTTGGATGATCCTCTTAGAGAAATGGAGGGTATGCTTGTTGACGAATATGGAAG CAATTCAAGTTTTCAACTTCCGGGACTTTGTATGCCCCGCATGCTCAAGGATGAAGATGATGGATGTGATTCTGATGGGGAAAGTTTTGAGGCTGTCACTCCTGAGCACAATCCTCAGGCCcatgaagaacaagaagaaaccACACCTGCCACTGAAAGACATAGGCATATCTTGGAAGATGTGGATGGAGAGCTTGAAATGGAGGATGTGGCACCTTCTTGTGATGTTAACATGAGTTCATCTTGTGGTGTTACTGGAGCCAATGGTGTGCAGGCTTCACATAATCAGTTTGAACAGAATTATCAACCGTCCCTTGCCCCTCCACTACCTCGAGATGTGCCACCGTCATCTCCTCCACTACCATCTTCTCCTCCGCCTCCACCACCACTGCCTCCACCTCATGTGATCCATCATCCATGCGCTCTGCCCGATGCCTATATGATTGGTGTTGATTCAAAGTCCTACACTGTTACACAT AATGTGCGTGACAACAGAGTTCAACCTCCACCTCAGCAGTTGAATGCACCAAGAGTCAACCAAACAATTCCCGATGCCATGCATTATTGTGCCTCTGAATGCAGAGATCATCAGAAACAGATGCCTGATTCTACATCGTGCTCTTATAGTAGTTTTCCTACATATTCAGATAGAAATGTGCCGCACTCTGATGGTGATACCTTCCAGAATAAAGGTTACCCTTTACTACCACCTCGTGCTCCACCATCCAGTCAGTTCTCATATGTTCAAGGAGACCAACAGGTAAAGCCTCGACGTGAGGCTCCGCCTCCTTATCATCACAACAGATTTGACTATGGGGACAGGGAAAACTGTTACAATAACCATGAAAGAATGAAACCTGGCCCGTATGAGCCCCGCGATAGCTGGAGATTTCATTCACATTCTTTTTCAG GTCCTCGATATCCTGATAAAGGCAAAACTTCTTATGGAACTGACCCATATTCTGGCCCTCCATGTGAAACAACAAGAGGACCTGGCCAAGGTTGGAGATATCCTCCCCGCTCGATGAGCCACAGAGACTCTATGCCCTTTAGACCACCTTTTGAAGGTCCCATACCCGTCACAGGCAGAG GTCCAAGCTATTGGCGGCCAAGATGA